The genomic interval TTCTGGTGATCGCCGCGCTGGTACAGATGGTCGAAATCGTCCTCAAGAAGCTCAGTCCCGCGCTCTATCAGGCTCTGGGCATTTTCCTGCCGCTGATCACGACCAACTGCGCCGTATTGGGCATCGCTATCCTGCTCGTCCAAAAAGAGTACGATCTGGGCGAATCGGTCGTCTTCGCGACGGCCACGGCGATCGGATTCTCGCTGGCTCTGGTGCTGTTCGCCGGTTTGCGCGAGCGGCTCGAGATGGAAGATATTCCCGCCGCGATGAAAGGGATGCCGATCGCCTTGCTCACCGCAGGCATACTGGCTATGGCGTTCATGGGATTTTCCGGCTTGGTCAGATAGCGCTTCGATTCAGGGAACGGATATTGTTACGGGCACAAAAGCGAATCGCTTCCTGTGCCCGTAACATTTTGCGTCGAATTTGCGTTATCTTTAAAGTGTAGATTGCGTCCGATGGGGAAACTCGCTCCGATCATATTGGCTATCCTGCTGTTTTGCCCGCACGCCCGGGCGAACAGCGGGACGGATATGCCTGCGGCAGCCGACACCGTCGCCGACGAAAAGAAAAGGAGCGGATTGTCCCGGCTGATACAAAACACGATTTCGGCTCCTAAACGCGACCGACAGGCCGAGCTGGAAGCCGCCCGGAAAGATATGGAGTATTTCAGTCGGTACGACGGGAAAACGATCGGGCAAGTCGTCATCGTCCGCAACAACGTCTTCGACCGCGATACCGAGCGATGGGGCGAGCGGAAAGTCAACGCCATCCACAGGCTTACCCGCGAAAGCCAGATACGCAAGGACCTGTTCATCCGGCCGGGAGATGTCTTCGACGCAGCCACGATCATACGGAACCGGCGACTGATTCGCTCGCGGGACTACATATCGGACGTGAGTATCGAAGCCGTTCCGGCCGATGCGGACACCTCGACGGTCGATCTGATCGTCACCACGCGCGACAAATGGACGATCAGCCTCGACGCCGAGGTCAGCAGTAACGGCAACTCGTTCGTGAAACTGTACGACGACAACATACTGGGCTGGGGACACATGTTCGCAATAAGCACCTATATCAACTACAAGAACGGCCATTACGGAGGAAACGTATTCGAGTACGAGAATCCGAATATCATGGGAACCTTTTTCAGCGGCCGCCTGATCGCCGGGCACGGTTTCGACCATACGGACTACGGAGCCGAGATAAAAAAGGAATTCATCCGGCCGACCGACTACGGAGCCGGAGCCTCCTTCTACTACCAAAAAGAGCCTATCGGCATCTATCCGCTCGACAGCACCGTGCAGAGTCGGGACAGGGAGTGGAACCTATGGTTCGGCAAATCCCGCTATATCAGGGGGCTGAACAGCAGCTTTTTTTTTACGGGCCGCTACAACGACCTGCGGTTTACCCAGCGACCGGATGTCGCCGACACGCTGAACCCGTACTTTCACAACAAGCGGTCGGTTCTGCTGAGCGTCGGACTGTACCGCGAGCGATTCCGTACGTCCAATCTGATCTACGGCTACGGCGTCAACGAGGATATCGCCTACGGATTCCGGTTCACGCTGACCGGCGGCCACACATGGGGCGAATTCGGAAACCGGTGGTACGTCGGGGGAGATTTCAGCGCGGGTTACTTCACCTCGTTCGGCTACATGCGCTGGAGCATCGAATTGGGCAGCTACATCAACACGCGGGACGGGAAGTTCTACCGCACGGCCTTGGTCTCCAATATCAACTATTTCTCCAATTTGCTGGGAACAGGGCGCTACAAGGTCCGGCAGTTCCTGAATTTCAATTACACCCGAGGCTGGAACCGGCTCGACGGGTTCCGCGAGAGCATCGGCTTCGTCGACGAGGCGCGCCTGCGCGGACTGAGAGAGGATGTCTACGGCTGTCATCGCCTGGTCGGAACCTCGGAAACCGTCGTTTTCACGCCGTGGAAGATTCACGAATTCCGTTTCGCGATGTACGGATTCGCCGATTTGGGCCTGATCGGCAACGACATGAATCTGTTCGGCAACCGTTTTTTCTCGACAATAGGGGTAGGCGTGCGGATCAAGAACGAAAATCTCGTATTCGGCACGATCAATATCCGGTTGGGCATAGCCCTCAGCGGAGACGGGTTCAGGAAGGCCGACTATTTCCATATCAGCAGCGAGCAGCGTAAAGATCCGCTCCGTTACATCCCCGAGCAAGCCGCCCCTGTCGACTACCGATAGGGAATCCGGTATCCGACCGACGATCGCACGGCTCGGCTTCCCTTCGGAAATCAGAGCAACGGCCATTGCCCTCCCGGGAAGGGAGCGCCGAAATACGCCGATGCCGGCTCTTTCTCAGGATAGCAGAATCAAACTGAGGGCCATCACGGCCATGCCGCTCAACAAGCCGTAAATCGCTATATGAGGCTGGCCGTACTCCCGCGCGGCAGGCAGCAGCTCGTCCAGCGAAATGAAGACCATGATGCCGGCGACGGCGGCGAACACGCAGTTCAGCAGCACGGGAGACATGAAAGGCATCAGCACGAGGTAGGCTGCCAACGCGCCGACCGGCTCGGATATTCCCGACAGAAACGAGTACCAGAACGCCTTCTTGCGGCTGCCGGTCGCATAATAGACGGGGACAGAGACGGCGATCCCTTCCGGAATGTTGTGAATCGCTATGGCGGCGGCGATAGCGAGACCTATCTCGGTCGAATCGACCGAAGCCATAAATGTGGCTATTCCCTCCGGAAAATTGTGAATGCCCACGACCAGCGCCGTCAGCAATCCCGTGCGCATCATTCTGTGCCGGGGCGGCGCGGGAGCGTCCATATTTTCCACGCTCTTGAACTCATGCGGGTTCTCGGCCGAAGGGACGATCCGGTCGATCAGGGCCGACAGCAACATACCTCCGAAAAAAGCGAGCGCACAGACCGACATGCCTCCGCGCACGCCCAGTATCTCCTCCAGCGAGATCTGGGCACCGTGCAGTATTTCGACGAACGACACGTAGATCATCACCCCGGCCGATACGCCGAGCGAGAAGGAAAGGAATTTCCGGTTCGTATGGTTCGCGAAAAACGCGATCGCACTGCCGATACCCGTAGCCAGACCGGCCCCGAGCGTCAGCAGGAACGCGTATAGCACAGGCGCTTCCATCGCGCTTTAGTTCGTCTTGAAAGGCCGGCTGACCTGCGAAAGCTCCTCATTGGCGCGCTCGATCTTCCGGGCGAGGTCCTGTTTGAAGGCGATCAGTTTGCGCATCAGAGCCTCGTCTCCGGCAGCCAGAATCTGAACGGCCAGAATCGCGGCGTTACGCGCCCCGTCCAGCGCCATGGTCGCCACGGGAATACCCGAGGGCATCTGCAAAATCGACAGGATGCTGTCCCAGCCGTCGATCGAGTTGGACGACTTGATCGGCACGCCGATTACGGGAACCGGCGTATGGGCGGCTATCACGCCGGGCAGGTGGGCCGCTCCGCCGGCTCCGGCGATAATCGCCCGGATACCTCTCCGGTGAGCGTTCTTGGCGAAATCGGCGACCATTTCGGGCACCCGGTGCGCCGACAAGGCGTTGATCTCGTAGGGAATCTCCATTTCGTCGAGAAAAGCGGCGGCAGCCTCCATGACTTTCATGTCGGAAGTGCTGCCCATGATGATACTGACTTTCGGTGTCATTGCGTTATGGCGTTTGATTATTCTGCGATTCGTATTACTTTTGCGCAAAGATAAGGAAGAAACCCGCGAATACCGCAACGGGACGGCGCAAATTTTCAGACGATCTTCCCATTAATCCGTTCGCCCATGAAAACGATCCGGCTTCACGACAAAAATTTCAGGCTCGCCATACCCAACGGGCGTATCTGCGATGCGATCGGCCGGGTCGCCGACCGTATCAATAAGGATTATGCCGGACGAGAGACGCCGCTTTTCGTCGGCGTACTCAACGGTTCGTTCATGTTCATGGCCGAGCTGATGCAACGCATCACGCTGGACTGCGAAGCGTCTTTCGTCAAAATCGCCTCGTACAGCGGCACCGCTTCGACCGGGAAAGTACATGAATTGATCGGGCTGAGCACCGATATTCGCGGACGGCACGTCGTCATCGTCGAGGACATCGTCGATACGGGCGCCAGCATCGAGCACACGGTGAACCTGCTCAAGGCGAAGGCTCCCGCGAGCATCGCCGTCGCCACGCTGCTGTTCAAGCCGGAAGTGTACCGCAAGGAGATCGGGATCGATTACTGTGCGCTGAAAGTTTCCAACCGCTTCCTGGTCGGGTTCGGGCTCGACTACGATCAGTTGGGACGCAATCTGAAAGATATTTACGAGGCAACCGATGAATAACGATCCGTTTTGCGGGGGCAGGAAACTGCCGCTCGTCGAAGATTTCTATACGATACAAGGCGAAGGCTTCCACGCCGGCAAGCCGGCTTATTTCATCCGTTTGGGCGGATGCGACGTGGGATGCCGCTGGTGCGACGCCAAAATGACGTGGAATCCCCGGCTCTACCCGCCGGTCGAAGTCGATTCGATCGTCGAGAGGGCCTGCAGCTATCCGGCGCAGGCCATCGTCATTACGGGAGGGGAGCCCTCGCTCTATCCGCTGGACTATCTGACGGAGCGGCTGACGGAACGGGGTCTCGAAATATTCCTCGAAACCTCGGGTGCGCACGAACTGACAGGCCGTTTCGACTGGATCTGCCTCTCTCCCAAAAGACAGCAGCCCCCCGTAGACAGTATTTATCCGAGAGCCGACGAACTGAAAGTGATCGTCGAAAGCGAGGAAGACTTCCGATGGGCCGAGACCAACGCCGCCCGGGTAGCCGCCGGGTGCAGACTGTACCTGCAACCCGAATGGAGCCGTTACGACCGGATCGTCGGGCCGGTCGTCGAATACGCCAAGGCGAATCCCCGATGGAACATCTCCGTACAGGCCCACAAATTCATGCGGATTCCTTGACAGCCGATCGCCTGCTGCGCCGCATATCGAGGAAATAATCCGCCAGCGAGGCCGTCAGCGCCAGCGAAGGCAGAAAGACGGGCATCGTGTAACGCCACGCCGTATTGGGCGAAGCCAGAGCAGAAGCTCCCAGATAGACCACGACGAAAGCCGCCAGCATCAACAGGAGCTGCCTCCTTTTCCGGTCCGCTCTTCCGAGCGATTTCCATGCTATCGCCAAACAAGCCAGACTAAGGCCCAGCGCGCTCCAATAAACGTAGTGCATCGCCCTGCGTACCGGATTCAGCGCTGCGAAAACCCGATGAGCGTGTTCGTAGCGTTCGGCCGTCAGCCCGTAGTAGTCGCGGTACATCGGCTCGTTCTCCAGTGCGAAACGTTCCTCGGTAATATCCATCGGCCGGAACAGACTGGCGACCGACGGCCAAAGGAAACGCTCGACATATAACATGGGGTAACGTCGGATCAACTCGCGAGCGTATTCGCCGTACAGCACGCCCAAGGCGACCCATGCGTTCGCATAGGGTCGTCCGGTCGTTTTCACCACATGAAACAGGAAATACTTGTAAGGCAACTTGTTATCCCACATGCAAAATGTTTCGAGCATATTCCGCTCGCTGAACACCGAGTCGGGACAAGTCCGCATGAACGCATGCAGCGTCTGCAAATCCTGCGACGCGAAACTTTCCGGCGTGAGCTCCCGATTGGCTTCCGGAATCAGCACCGAAGCATTGTTGAGCAGCTGCCACCCGCTGAATGCCGAGAAGGTGTCGACGCCGGTCTGCTGCATGTATGTGCGCTTGGCCGACATATAAAGCAATCCGAAGACCAGCACCGGAAGGGCCATGTACCCCACGCGGGTCCGGACCGAGCCGGACGGCATGGACCAGACGGCCAAAAGCGTGATCGGCAGATAGAACATGCCGGCATAACGCACCTCGTAGAGCACTGCAAAAACGGACAGATGCCATATCAGCCACATCGGATTCCGGCTGCAGGCGACCCAAAGAGCCGTCGTAACGAAAAGGACCGTCAGCGTATGAAACAGGCTGTCGCTCATCAGAAAGTTGGTGCAGAACAGCAGCCGGGGCGCCGCGACGGCGAAAAGGCAAAAGATTCCGAATATCCGCCGGTCGCGTATTTCCAGCAGGTATTTGGCCGAAAACAGCAGCCACAGCGTCGAAAGCGCGTGGATCGCATAGGAAAAGACAAAAACGAAAGTCAGGCTCGGAGAGATTCCGTGCAGCAGGCCGAGATACTGCGAATAGCCCATCGGACGGTAGACATTGAACGTACCGCTCGCGGCCGAGTTCACGTAGGACCCCGAGTCGGGAAAAACGAAAGGGGCGGGATAGAGCAGATGCAGAGCAACCCCCAGCGCGAGCAGAACAGCGGCCCATATGCCGAGCTCGACGCGCTGCGGCTTTTTCTTCATAAAATCGATGAATGCCCGGAAAGTCTTGGTTTCTCCGGTCCGAATCCGTCTTGTCATGTATTCCGATTTTTCAATTGACGCTCAAAGGCTGCCCGCTCGTTGTGCGAGATCGTGTCGAGAATCACCCCGCACAGGAAAACCATTACGGAGATGCCGAAAAGCCCGCTGGCCAAAACGGCCGACGGCACCTTGTACACGAAATGGAAGCGGACGTATTCGATCACTACCGGCACGCCGACCGCGATCGCGAACAGCGCCAGCAACAGCGCCGCCCACGAGAAAAAGGCCAGCGGCCGATAATGACGGTACATGTTGAAAATGCACAACAGCACTTTCGCTCCGTCGCGGAACGTGCTGAGCTTCGAGAAGCTCCCTTCGGGGCGCTCGGTAAAATCGATCGGCACCTCGACGATCCGCATGTGATGGCTCAGCGCGAAAATGGTCATCTCGGTTTCCAGCTGAAACCCGCCGCTCAAGGCTGGGAAATTTTTCACGAAGCGGCGGCTGAACGCCCGGTAGCCGGTCATGATGTCGGAGAGCGAGGTCCCGAAGAAGCGGTTTACGGCGGACCGGACCAGATTGTTCCCCAGCGAATGGAAATTCCGGCGGTTCTCCCGCTCGTACGAACCGTTCGACAGCCGGTCGCCGATCACCATGTCCGCCCGGCCGTCGAGCACGGGCTGCAAAACCCGCATCAGTGCCTCGGCCGGATACGTATCGTCTCCGTCCACCATGACATAGGCGTCGGCATCGATGTCGCGAAACATGCTGCGGACGACGTTACCTTTGCCTTGGGCGGGTTCGGCGACGACGCGGGCTCCGGCCCCGAGCGCCTCGCGGGTCGTCCCGTCCGTCGAATTGTTGTCGTAGACGTAAATTTCCATTTCCGGCAGACAACGGCGGAAATCGGACACGACCTTGGCTACGGTCGCCTCCTCGTTGTAACAGGGAATCAGCAGGCAGATTTTTTTCATTCGGATATCGGTTTACGGGTATCGGAACCCTCAGACCGCCTTCCCGCCCCGCCGGTCAGCGAATAGCGGACCATCAGGTAGTTGATCGGAACGGCAACCGGCCAGACGAGCAGGGGAGCCACGTATTCCGAGACTCCGAGCCGGACATACAGATTGAGCAGACCGACGCTCAACAGATAATTGACCGCATGAGCTCCGCAGAAACGAAGCCCGCGACCGGCGGAAAGTCCGGTTCGGAACGTAAACCGGCTCGAGGCGACGAAATTGAACGCGAGGCTCAGCGCGACGCCTGCGGTAAAGGCCAGATTATAATTCACGCTCAGGGCCGTCAGCGCATAATAGGTTCCGAAATGAACAACCGTAGCCGTGCCTCCGACCAGCACATGCCGGACGATCGCGTATTTTCCTATCCATGTTCCGATCGTCATCGGTCGAGCGTCACTTGAGCAAATAGATCGTTTCATCCTCGCGTTTCATCAGATAGTGTTCCCGCGCGTACTGCTCCAGAAACCAGTCGTCCTTGAGGTTCTCCAGAATCGTGCTGTCCTCGGTGATCTTATTCTGATAATAGTCCTTTTGCGCCTCCAGCTCGTTGATCTTCTGCTTGAGACGCCATGCCTCGATCAGGTTGTTCTTGTCGAATACCGTTATCACCAGTATGAACACGGCGATCGTAATCAGCCACAGGCGCCTGTCCTTGAAGAATTTTCCGAGAATCATCCGAGTCAGCGGTTTTTACAAAAATAGCGTTTATGCGACAAAAGCCTATTTCCAGAACCTGTAAAAATGATGAACGGGACCGTGCCCGCACCCGGTCCGATACTCGCGCCCGGCCATGATCGCCCCATGCACATAGTCCTCCGCACGACGGACGGCCTCCGGCAACTCGTGCCCCTGCGCGAGAAACGACGCGACGGCCGAGGAGAGCGTACAGCCCGTGCCGTGCGTGTTCGGCGTGTCGATCCGCTCGTAGCGGTAACGCTGTTCGACGCCGTCCGCCGTGTACAGGTATTCGGTCAGTTCGGCTCCTTGCAAATGCCCGGCCTTGAGCAGCACTCCGCGCGCGCCCTTCTCCACGAGCCGGCCGGCAGCACGAGGGAAGTCGTCTTCGGAGCGAATTTTCAGTCCGGTCAGATACTCAGCTTCCGGAATATTCGGCGTTACGAGAGCCGCCAGCGGGAAAATATGGCGCAATATCGCCTCGACGGCCGACTCGGCGACCAAGCGATCTCCCGACGTAGCGATCATCACGGGATCCATCACGACATGCCAGACCCCGTACTTCCGGATCAGGCGGGCCGTCTCGGCGATTATCTCCTCCGAGGGAAGCATCCCCAGTTTCACCGCATCGACCCCTATGTCTTCCAGCACGGCATCGATCTGTCCTGCGACTACGTCTGCCGGAACGGCATACACTCCGCGTACGCCCTGCGTATTCTGAACCGTCACGGCCGTTATGGCGGTCATGCCGTAGCAGCCGCAGGCCGCGATCGTTTTCAGATCGGCCTGAATGCCGGCTCCGCCTCCGCTGTCCGAGCCGGCGACCGAAAGTACCCTTTTGAATCGTTCCATAGCGCGAATGTACGAATTTGCGGTCGTTTTCAGAAATGGCGGAATCCCTGCCAACGCGGACGGATCGCGCGGCCGTTCTCTTTCCACCGGATACCGCTACCTTCGATTATCCGGCCGATCTCGTAAAGCGGAGTCCCGAACCTCTGCGCGTACCGCTCGATCAGCGCGTCCGCTTCATCGGGATCGGTCGTCAACAGCAAACGGTAGTCCTCTCCGCCCGTTACGGCCAGTTCGACCGTCGTACGGGTCGGTATGCGCTCGACGGAAATCTCCGCTCCGGCCCCCGAAGCCTTCAGTATATGTCCCAGATCCGAAGCCAACCCGTCGGAAAGGTCCATCATCGCTCGGACGGCCCGCTGCTTTCCGAGCCAAACGCCTTCGCGCACGTACGGTTTCGGGTCGAGATGAGCCGCGACGAACTCCGTCCCGGGCCTGCCTTCCCGAAGATCGGCCAGCCCCTGAGCCGAATCGCCCAGCGTACCCGTGACGAAAATCCGGTCTCCGGGACGAGCCGAAGCGCGGCGTTTGATCTCGCTGTCGGGCACGCGCCCGACAGCCGTCACGCTAATCGCGAGCTGCCCCGGCGAAGCGGTCGTGTCTCCTCCGAGCAACGGAACGAAAAACTCGGACGACAGGCTGCGATAGCCGTCCAAAAACCGCTCGACCCATTCGACCGCCGTGTCCGGAGGCAAGGCGATCGAAAGAAAAGAAGCCGCCGGAGCGGCCCCCATGGCCGCTATATCGCTCAGATTTACGGCAAGGGATTTGCGTCCCAAACGATAGGGATCGGTCGTGCACAGGCGGAAATGCACCTCTTCGATCAGCATGTCGGTCGTCACGACCAGCGACGTGCCGTCGCCGCAGGGCATCACCGCGCAGTCGTCCCCGATACCCTCGTACCCGGCGGCGGAAACAGAAGCGAATTTTTCCCGGATCAGGCCGATCAGGCCGAATTCGCCCAATTCGTTCAGTTGCATGGGCCCGTATTTTCAAATGGTTAATTTATCGCAAAAATATGCTAATTATTCGATTCGCTGATGTATTTTTGCAATGAATTTCGCAAACGGCTCAGGCCGCCTAAAAAGAAGATCCCATGAAACTGCTGATCATAAACGGTCCCAATCTGAATCTGCTCGGACAACGCGAAAAAGGCATCTACGGAGAACGGACGTTCGAGTCCTATCTGGAAGAACTGCGCGGACGATTCCCCGGGGTGACGATCGACTGCTACCAGTCCAACATCGAAGGCGAGATCGTCGACCGGCTCCACGCCTCGCAGGACGTCTACGACGGAGTCGTGATCAATGCCGGAGCCTATACCCATACCTCGATCGCAATCGCCGATGCGATCGGAGGCATCCGCACGCCGGTGGTCGAGGTGCACATTTCCTGTATTCTGGCCCGGGAGGAGTACCGCCACGTCTCGCTGATCGCGCCCAAATGCAAGGGGTCGGTCATGGGCTTCGGACTCGACTCGTACCGGCTCGGTCTGCTCAGTTTCATGGAATGAACCGTCTCCGGCCGCCGGCGCGCCCGGAACAGACAAACGGAAATCGAAAGCTATGGATAAAAGAACCAAAATAATCGCCACGATCTCGGACAAGCGCTGCGAGGTAGAGTTCATCCGCTCCCTGTACGAGGCCGGCATGAACGCCGTGCGTATCAACACGGCTCACGTCACGACCCGCAGCGCGGCGACGATCGTCGAAAACGTCCGCCGCGTCTCCGAGAAGATCGCTATCATCATCGACACCAAAGGACCCGAAATCCGCCTGACCGGCATGGCCGCCGGCTTCGAGAGCGGCATTCCCATCGAAAAGGGACAGCTTGTCCGGATGAAGGGCACGGCCGAAGACCGTCCGTCGAGCGATCAAACGATATATCTGAACGACCCGACGATATACGATGCGGTTCCGACCGGATCGATCATCCTGATAGACGACGGCGAACTCGAACTGCAAGTGGTCGACAAAGCCGATGACGAGCTGGTCTGCGAGGTGCATAACGGCGGCGTAATCAAACCCCGCAAGAGCGTGAACATTCCCGGCGTACCGATCGACCTTCCCTCGGTGACGGACAAGGACCACGAGTTCATCAATTGGGCGATCGACATGGATATCGACTTCATCGCCCACTCGTTCGTCCGGAAAAAGTCGGACGTTCTGGCCGTCAAGAAGATACTCAAGGACCGCAACAGCTCGATCAAAATCATCTCGAAAATCGAGAACAGCGAAGGCGTAGACAATATCGACGAGATACTCGACGAGACGTACGGTATTATGGTCGCCCGGGGCGATCTGGGCGTCGAGATTCCGGCCGAGCGGATTCCGGTCACGCAGCGGCTGCTCGTCAAGAAGTGCATCGAGAGCAAAAAGCCCGTCATCATCGCCACGCAGATGCTTCATACGATGATCGAGCATCCGAGGCCGACCCGGGCCGAAATCAGCGACGTGGCCAATGCGATCTATCAGCGGGTGGACGCCGTGATGCTGAGCGGTGAAACGGCCAACGGGCTCTATCCGGTCGAGGCCGTCGCCACGATGGCCCGCGTAGCGCGAGAGATCGAGAACGACGAAGTGAACAACGGTCCGAACATCGATATGAATCTGGTGCGCATCAACAACGAAATCACGGCTCAGCTCGCGCGCTCCGCCGTACGGGCTTCGATCAACCTGCGCGTCAAGGCGATCGTCATCGACACGCTGTCGGGCCGTACCGGACGCTACGTAGCGGCGTTCCGGGGGCAGATGCCGGTCTATGCCGTCTGCTACCGCAAGAGCACGATGCGTCAACTGGCTCTCTCGTACGGCGTCCATGCGATCTATTGCGAGCCTTCCGTCAGCCGCGAAGGCTTCTTGTTGAACATACTCTACTATCTCGAAGACCGGAAATGGCTCTCCAAGGAAGACCTGATCGTCGTATTGGGCGGCAGCTTCGGAGCGGCTACAGGCGCGTCTTTCCTCGAAATAGGAAACGTGCTGAATCTGGAGCACAAAGCCCTGAGTCAATACAATGCTTACAGAAAGGATTGATTGCCGGAGGAAGATTCTGCGATACGAGCGAAGCGCGCCTCTGCCTCGAGCATAGGCGCGCTTTTTATGGAAAATCATACGGAATAAGCGGTTCCGGTATCGGACAGCCGAAACAGCGGAGCGACTCTTCGGGAGACTGCCCGACTTCAGACCGGCAAGCCGATTTCCGAAAGAGCCCTCTATTCATAAATTTTCGGACGCTCCTCTCCGCGCAGCACGCGCAGCGCGTTCTCGGCCAATGCGCCCATCTCGTCCTCGCCCGGCATGACGACAACGGGCGCGACGAACGCCGTCCGCCGGCGGATCAGATCGCAGACCGTTTCGCTATAAGCGATACCGCCGGTCAGCAGCACCGCATCGACCCGGCCTTCGAGCACGGCAGCCATCGCGCCGATCTGCTTGGCCACCTGATAGGCCATAGCTTCGATCACTCGGCGGCAATCGTCGTCGCCGGCCTTCATCCGCTCGACGATCTCGCGCACGCTGTTCGAACCGACCCACGCAGACAATCCTCCCCGACCGCATATCATTCGGCGCACCTCTTCGGCCGAAAATTTCCCGCCGAAGCAAAGATCGGCCAACTGTCCGGCGGGAAGCGATCCGGAACGATCCGGAGAGAGTGCGCCGTCGCCGTCCAGCGCATTGTTCACGTCGACGACCCGCCCCCGGCGATGAGCGCCGACCGATATACCGCCGCCCATGTGCGCGACGATCAGATTCATATCCTCGTATGCCCGGCCGTTTTCCCGTGCATAGCGCCGGCCTGTCGCCTTCTGATTCAGCGCATGGAAAATCGACACGCGCCGGAAAAGCGGATGGCCGGCCACGCGCGCCACGTCGTCCAGCTCGTCGACGACGACCGGGTCTGCGATGAATGCCCGCGCTCCGGGAATACGCGATGCGATATCGGCCGCGATCAACCCGCCCAGATTCGAGGCATGCTCGCCCTGCGGAGCATGGCCCAAGTCGCGCCGCAGCGCGTCGTTTACCTCGTAGACTCCCGACTCGATCGGCTTGACCAAGCCTCCCCGGCCGATCACGGCCGAGAGCGAAGCGAACTCGACGCCCTCCTCCCGCAGAGCCTCCAGAACCAGATCGCGCCGAAAGCCGAACTGGTCCGCAACGCACGCATAAGGCTTCAGCTCGTCGGCCGAGTGCCGTATCGTGCGGGACAC from Alistipes ihumii AP11 carries:
- the buk gene encoding butyrate kinase — protein: MDRQYVILVVNPGATSTKVSVYDDLRERVSRTIRHSADELKPYACVADQFGFRRDLVLEALREEGVEFASLSAVIGRGGLVKPIESGVYEVNDALRRDLGHAPQGEHASNLGGLIAADIASRIPGARAFIADPVVVDELDDVARVAGHPLFRRVSIFHALNQKATGRRYARENGRAYEDMNLIVAHMGGGISVGAHRRGRVVDVNNALDGDGALSPDRSGSLPAGQLADLCFGGKFSAEEVRRMICGRGGLSAWVGSNSVREIVERMKAGDDDCRRVIEAMAYQVAKQIGAMAAVLEGRVDAVLLTGGIAYSETVCDLIRRRTAFVAPVVVMPGEDEMGALAENALRVLRGEERPKIYE
- the thiL gene encoding thiamine-phosphate kinase; this encodes MQLNELGEFGLIGLIREKFASVSAAGYEGIGDDCAVMPCGDGTSLVVTTDMLIEEVHFRLCTTDPYRLGRKSLAVNLSDIAAMGAAPAASFLSIALPPDTAVEWVERFLDGYRSLSSEFFVPLLGGDTTASPGQLAISVTAVGRVPDSEIKRRASARPGDRIFVTGTLGDSAQGLADLREGRPGTEFVAAHLDPKPYVREGVWLGKQRAVRAMMDLSDGLASDLGHILKASGAGAEISVERIPTRTTVELAVTGGEDYRLLLTTDPDEADALIERYAQRFGTPLYEIGRIIEGSGIRWKENGRAIRPRWQGFRHF
- the pyk gene encoding pyruvate kinase, yielding MDKRTKIIATISDKRCEVEFIRSLYEAGMNAVRINTAHVTTRSAATIVENVRRVSEKIAIIIDTKGPEIRLTGMAAGFESGIPIEKGQLVRMKGTAEDRPSSDQTIYLNDPTIYDAVPTGSIILIDDGELELQVVDKADDELVCEVHNGGVIKPRKSVNIPGVPIDLPSVTDKDHEFINWAIDMDIDFIAHSFVRKKSDVLAVKKILKDRNSSIKIISKIENSEGVDNIDEILDETYGIMVARGDLGVEIPAERIPVTQRLLVKKCIESKKPVIIATQMLHTMIEHPRPTRAEISDVANAIYQRVDAVMLSGETANGLYPVEAVATMARVAREIENDEVNNGPNIDMNLVRINNEITAQLARSAVRASINLRVKAIVIDTLSGRTGRYVAAFRGQMPVYAVCYRKSTMRQLALSYGVHAIYCEPSVSREGFLLNILYYLEDRKWLSKEDLIVVLGGSFGAATGASFLEIGNVLNLEHKALSQYNAYRKD
- the aroQ gene encoding type II 3-dehydroquinate dehydratase, which translates into the protein MKLLIINGPNLNLLGQREKGIYGERTFESYLEELRGRFPGVTIDCYQSNIEGEIVDRLHASQDVYDGVVINAGAYTHTSIAIADAIGGIRTPVVEVHISCILAREEYRHVSLIAPKCKGSVMGFGLDSYRLGLLSFME
- the thiD gene encoding bifunctional hydroxymethylpyrimidine kinase/phosphomethylpyrimidine kinase codes for the protein MERFKRVLSVAGSDSGGGAGIQADLKTIAACGCYGMTAITAVTVQNTQGVRGVYAVPADVVAGQIDAVLEDIGVDAVKLGMLPSEEIIAETARLIRKYGVWHVVMDPVMIATSGDRLVAESAVEAILRHIFPLAALVTPNIPEAEYLTGLKIRSEDDFPRAAGRLVEKGARGVLLKAGHLQGAELTEYLYTADGVEQRYRYERIDTPNTHGTGCTLSSAVASFLAQGHELPEAVRRAEDYVHGAIMAGREYRTGCGHGPVHHFYRFWK